The Apibacter raozihei genome contains a region encoding:
- the guaA gene encoding glutamine-hydrolyzing GMP synthase, whose protein sequence is MKNGIIILDFGSQYNQLIGRRIREFGVYAEILPFYTPLDEILSHNPKGIILSGGPSSVNAPDANLVEKELYEKGIPVLGICYGMQVTAKLLGGVVSEGIKGEYGKSEFKISKQNKLLEGVPENSTVWMSHFDEVSQLPEGFELIGTSTNSIACMANDDRKIYAVQFHPEVSHTEYGSEIIKHFVFDICNCEKNWELTDFIQAEIKRIKEKVGNKKVILGLSGGVDSSVAAVLIHKAIGNQLTCIFVDTGLLRKNEGDKVMQVYGEHFHMNIKRVNAEERFFFKLKGVDDPERKRKIIGNEFIQVFDEEAHKIENVDFLAQGTIYPDVIESQSVKGPSAVIKSHHNVGGLPDEMKLELLEPLRELFKDEVRKVGVELGIPEELVYRHPFPGPGLGIRVLGAVDEEKVKILQEADDIFIEELYKNDLYDKVSQAFVVLLPVKSVGVMGDERTYEYTAVVRSANTIDFMTATWSKLSYEFLELISNRIINEVKGINRVAYDISSKPPATIEWE, encoded by the coding sequence ATGAAAAACGGAATTATTATATTAGACTTCGGCTCTCAGTACAATCAATTGATTGGACGCCGTATAAGAGAATTTGGAGTTTATGCTGAAATATTACCATTTTACACTCCTTTGGATGAAATTTTAAGCCATAATCCTAAAGGTATAATTCTTTCCGGAGGACCCTCTTCAGTGAATGCTCCGGATGCAAATCTGGTAGAGAAAGAACTGTACGAGAAGGGAATTCCTGTCTTAGGAATTTGTTATGGTATGCAGGTTACTGCTAAACTTTTAGGAGGAGTAGTAAGTGAAGGAATAAAGGGTGAATATGGAAAATCTGAATTTAAAATATCAAAACAAAATAAACTATTAGAAGGGGTTCCAGAAAATTCAACGGTTTGGATGAGTCACTTCGATGAAGTTAGCCAGTTACCGGAAGGATTTGAATTAATTGGAACTTCAACCAACTCTATCGCTTGCATGGCAAATGATGATAGAAAAATATATGCAGTACAGTTTCATCCGGAAGTATCCCATACTGAATACGGTAGTGAAATTATCAAACACTTTGTTTTTGATATTTGTAATTGTGAAAAAAATTGGGAATTAACAGATTTTATTCAGGCTGAAATCAAGAGAATTAAAGAAAAGGTCGGAAATAAAAAAGTTATTTTAGGACTATCCGGAGGGGTAGATTCTTCAGTTGCTGCTGTTCTTATCCATAAAGCGATAGGTAATCAATTAACTTGTATTTTTGTTGATACAGGATTATTGCGTAAAAATGAAGGAGATAAAGTAATGCAGGTTTACGGAGAGCATTTTCATATGAACATTAAGCGGGTAAATGCTGAAGAACGTTTCTTTTTCAAACTAAAAGGTGTTGATGATCCAGAACGCAAGCGAAAAATTATCGGAAACGAATTTATTCAGGTTTTTGATGAAGAAGCTCACAAAATTGAAAATGTAGATTTTTTAGCACAGGGTACTATTTATCCGGATGTTATTGAGTCTCAATCAGTAAAAGGTCCATCTGCAGTGATTAAATCGCATCACAATGTAGGAGGATTACCTGATGAAATGAAACTGGAGTTATTAGAACCTTTACGAGAATTATTTAAAGATGAGGTAAGAAAAGTAGGGGTAGAATTAGGTATTCCTGAAGAATTGGTTTACAGACACCCTTTTCCGGGTCCAGGATTGGGTATTAGGGTTTTGGGAGCTGTAGATGAAGAGAAAGTAAAAATTTTACAAGAGGCAGACGATATATTTATAGAAGAACTGTATAAAAATGATTTATATGATAAAGTAAGTCAGGCATTTGTAGTACTACTTCCGGTTAAATCGGTCGGGGTAATGGGAGATGAACGTACGTATGAATATACTGCTGTTGTTAGATCTGCAAATACTATTGATTTTATGACAGCTACCTGGTCAAAATTGTCCTATGAATTTTTAGAATTGATATCTAATCGTATCATTAATGAAGTTAAAGGAATTAACAGAGTTGCCTATGATATTTCATCAAAACCACCGGCAACTATTGAATGGGAATAA
- a CDS encoding sigma-54-dependent transcriptional regulator produces the protein MAKILIVEDEETIRRVLKNILLDENKEFEISEAPDGAEAKLLIDKEDFDLVLCDIKMPKMDGEELLDLVMSDKPTLPFIMISGHGTIEIAVNCIKKGAFDYISKPPDLGRLLSAVRNALDKKNLLHENQKLSNQNKLLKKKVSKKYEMIGNSKKLEEIKTIIDKVAPTDARVLITGPNGTGKELVAHSIHEKSERSIMPIIEVNCAAIPSELIESELFGHMKGSFTGAVKDKQGKFELANKGTIFLDEIGDMSLPAQAKVLRALQEGKVSRVGSDSEISVDVRVLAATNKDLKEEIKNGRFREDLFHRLSVIELKVPSLKERKEDVPLLIEYFSEVIAEEQGAKVKRFSLEAINLLQSFDWTGNIRELRNVVERLIILGGDPVTPDDVKSFC, from the coding sequence ATGGCCAAAATCTTGATTGTAGAAGATGAAGAAACTATACGAAGGGTATTGAAAAATATTCTTTTGGATGAAAATAAAGAATTTGAAATAAGTGAAGCTCCTGATGGAGCAGAGGCCAAATTATTAATAGATAAAGAAGATTTCGATTTGGTTCTTTGTGATATTAAAATGCCTAAAATGGATGGTGAAGAATTATTGGATTTAGTGATGTCTGATAAACCTACTTTGCCTTTTATCATGATATCTGGACACGGTACCATTGAAATAGCAGTAAACTGTATTAAAAAAGGTGCTTTTGATTATATATCTAAACCACCGGATTTAGGAAGATTATTGAGTGCGGTTAGAAATGCCTTAGATAAAAAGAATCTGTTACATGAAAACCAAAAGCTATCCAATCAAAATAAATTACTGAAAAAGAAAGTCAGTAAAAAATACGAAATGATTGGAAACTCTAAAAAACTAGAGGAAATAAAAACAATTATAGATAAAGTAGCTCCAACTGATGCCAGAGTCTTAATTACCGGTCCTAACGGAACAGGAAAAGAATTAGTAGCACATTCCATTCACGAAAAAAGTGAACGTTCCATAATGCCTATAATAGAAGTCAACTGTGCAGCAATTCCTTCCGAACTAATTGAAAGTGAATTATTCGGACACATGAAGGGGTCTTTCACCGGCGCTGTAAAAGATAAACAAGGTAAGTTTGAATTGGCTAATAAAGGGACAATTTTCTTAGACGAAATCGGAGATATGAGTTTACCGGCTCAAGCTAAAGTGTTAAGAGCATTACAGGAAGGCAAAGTCAGCAGAGTAGGAAGTGATAGCGAAATATCTGTTGATGTGAGGGTTTTAGCAGCTACGAATAAAGACTTAAAAGAAGAGATAAAAAATGGAAGATTCAGAGAAGACTTATTTCATCGTTTATCCGTAATTGAATTAAAAGTTCCATCACTAAAAGAACGTAAAGAAGACGTACCTTTATTAATTGAATATTTTTCAGAGGTAATCGCAGAAGAGCAGGGAGCAAAAGTAAAACGATTTTCTTTAGAGGCTATAAATTTATTACAATCTTTTGATTGGACAGGGAATATCAGAGAATTGCGAAACGTAGTGGAACGGTTAATCATTTTAGGAGGAGATCCGGTTACTCCGGATGATGTTAAAAGCTTTTGTTAA
- a CDS encoding putative transporter, which translates to MNWLWDLLSNHESVAYTVLIYSFVISVGVALGRIKFFGISFGITFVLFMGIFVSHFGYVINEHILHFIKEFGLILFVYTIGLQVGPGFFSSFKKEGLTLNLLAIIIVVTGGIVTVAIHYISGTSISTMVGIMSGAVTNTPGLGAAQQTIKDLVVDHSENSSIMQTLSTGYAIAYPFGVIGIIFTMLLMKKLFHVDIIAETRLNQLKHKTGSTLQKIVVEVTNPALVGKELRVLWKIMKFNFVVSRVKHDEGIFTPDKKYVLNEGDKLLIVSSAEDMEALESVIGKRIKIDLSSEGKKQNIISKKINVTKSYAYSKRLGELGIRDKYGVTISRVVRAGVEFIPDRNTKLQFGDTLVVIGEDANIIALAKDFGNSKKQLGIPHIAELFLGILIGVLVGSIPFQFPGIPVPVKLGLAGGPLIIAILISRYGGRISVTHYVSSSANLMVREIGIVLFLASVGLGAGDTFWKALTEGEGLYWMLYGVFITLIPLIVGALVGRFFFRLNFLEICGLMAGASTDPPALAFANQSAGSDAPAITYATVYPLTTFMRIMGAQLILLLFF; encoded by the coding sequence ATGAATTGGTTATGGGATTTGTTAAGCAATCATGAATCGGTTGCATACACTGTATTAATATACAGTTTCGTTATAAGTGTAGGTGTGGCCTTAGGAAGAATTAAATTTTTTGGTATTTCTTTCGGGATAACTTTTGTTTTGTTTATGGGAATTTTTGTTTCTCATTTCGGTTATGTAATCAATGAACATATTCTACATTTTATTAAAGAATTTGGGTTAATTCTTTTCGTTTATACCATAGGATTGCAGGTAGGACCGGGTTTTTTTTCATCGTTTAAGAAAGAAGGGCTGACTCTCAATTTATTAGCTATTATTATAGTAGTGACAGGAGGAATTGTCACAGTTGCCATTCACTACATAAGCGGAACATCCATTTCCACCATGGTAGGAATTATGTCCGGGGCTGTTACCAATACTCCCGGTTTAGGAGCTGCACAGCAAACAATAAAAGATTTAGTTGTTGATCATTCTGAAAACAGTAGTATTATGCAGACACTATCAACAGGTTATGCTATAGCTTATCCGTTTGGAGTTATAGGAATTATTTTTACCATGTTATTAATGAAAAAGCTTTTCCATGTAGATATAATAGCAGAGACTAGGTTAAATCAGCTAAAACACAAAACCGGTAGCACACTGCAAAAAATTGTTGTGGAAGTAACTAATCCCGCTCTTGTTGGAAAAGAACTTAGGGTTTTATGGAAAATAATGAAATTTAACTTTGTAGTTTCCAGAGTAAAACATGATGAAGGTATTTTTACACCGGATAAAAAATATGTATTAAATGAAGGAGATAAATTATTAATTGTCAGTTCGGCTGAAGACATGGAAGCTTTGGAGAGCGTTATTGGAAAAAGAATTAAAATAGACTTATCTTCCGAAGGAAAGAAACAAAACATCATTTCGAAAAAAATAAATGTAACTAAATCCTATGCCTATTCCAAACGATTAGGTGAATTAGGAATCAGAGATAAATATGGAGTTACAATTTCCAGGGTTGTTCGGGCAGGAGTAGAATTTATACCCGACAGAAATACCAAACTTCAGTTTGGAGATACACTGGTAGTAATTGGAGAAGACGCAAATATTATAGCGCTTGCCAAAGATTTTGGAAACTCAAAAAAACAGTTAGGAATTCCTCACATTGCAGAATTATTTCTAGGCATACTAATTGGAGTTTTAGTAGGTAGCATACCTTTTCAGTTCCCAGGAATTCCGGTCCCAGTAAAACTGGGGTTAGCCGGAGGACCTCTTATTATTGCTATTTTAATTAGTCGTTATGGAGGTAGAATATCTGTTACTCATTATGTATCAAGCAGCGCTAACCTGATGGTAAGAGAAATCGGAATTGTTTTATTTTTGGCCAGTGTAGGGCTAGGTGCTGGAGATACATTCTGGAAAGCACTAACTGAAGGAGAAGGATTATATTGGATGCTTTATGGAGTATTTATAACATTAATACCTTTAATTGTCGGAGCTTTAGTTGGTAGGTTTTTCTTTAGATTAAATTTTCTTGAAATATGTGGACTCATGGCGGGAGCATCCACAGATCCTCCTGCATTAGCTTTCGCAAACCAGTCAGCGGGTTCAGATGCACCTGCAATTACTTATGCCACAGTTTACCCTTTGACTACCTTTATGCGTATAATGGGGGCACAACTTATTTTGTTGTTGTTTTTTTAA
- the ribA gene encoding GTP cyclohydrolase II, producing the protein MKRQAEAILPTDWGEFEMIAYSDDNSNWMPHLALISKKTDLSKTVNIRIHSECITGDLFHSKRCDCGKQLDAAMKYIHENGGVLLYLRQEGRNIGIINKLKAYNLQDQGLNTAEANIKLGFPADARDFKIAIDILNDLGIESVNLLTNNPEKVHFIEDSTITLEKRIPLEIHPEKENLEYLKTKKDYFGHFLDLK; encoded by the coding sequence ATGAAACGACAAGCAGAAGCCATACTACCTACAGATTGGGGAGAATTCGAAATGATTGCCTACTCAGATGATAATTCTAACTGGATGCCTCATCTTGCCCTTATAAGCAAAAAAACTGATTTAAGTAAAACAGTGAATATCAGAATTCATTCTGAATGTATTACTGGTGATCTATTTCATTCTAAAAGATGTGACTGTGGTAAACAGCTGGATGCTGCTATGAAATATATTCACGAGAATGGTGGAGTTCTTCTTTATTTAAGACAAGAAGGCCGAAATATTGGTATAATTAACAAATTAAAGGCTTATAATCTTCAAGATCAAGGACTCAATACCGCAGAAGCAAATATTAAGCTTGGTTTTCCAGCTGATGCACGCGATTTTAAAATAGCAATTGATATTTTGAACGACCTAGGTATTGAATCAGTTAATTTGCTGACAAATAATCCTGAAAAAGTTCATTTTATTGAGGATAGCACAATTACATTAGAAAAAAGAATTCCTCTGGAAATTCATCCTGAAAAGGAAAATCTGGAATATTTAAAAACAAAAAAAGATTATTTCGGTCATTTTTTAGACCTGAAATAA